A genome region from Panthera leo isolate Ple1 chromosome A2, P.leo_Ple1_pat1.1, whole genome shotgun sequence includes the following:
- the TREX1 gene encoding three-prime repair exonuclease 1, producing the protein MGSQAPPPGPVQTLIFLDLEATGLPSSRPKVTELCLLAVHRCALESPPTPQGQPPTVPSPPRVVDKLSLCVAPGKACSPEASKITGLSTAVLAAHGRQRFDADLANLLQAFLQRQPQPWCLVAHNGDRYDFPLLQAELALLGLASVLDGAFCVDSIAALKALEQASSHSEHGPKKSYSLTSIYTRLYGQAPPDSHMAEGDVLALLSICQWRPQALLRWVDAHARPFSTVKPMYGVVASAGTKPGSSATAATVSLTRAEDTSPKLGRGRKPKALLPMEGPGASPREGLLAPLGMLAFLTLAIATLYGLSLATPGQ; encoded by the coding sequence ATGGGCTCGCAGGCCCCACCGCCGGGTCCCGTGCAGACCCTTATCTTCTTGGACCTGGAGGCCACTGGCCTGCCTTCCTCCCGGCCCAAGGTCACGGAGCTGTGCCTGCTAGCCGTCCACAGATGTGCCCTGGAGAGCCCACCCACCCCTCAGGGGCAGCCTCCCACAGTGCCCTCGCCGCCCCGGGTGGTGGACAAGCTCTCTCTGTGCGTGGCTCCAGGGAAGGCCTGCAGCCCAGAAGCCAGTAAGATCACGGGCCTCAGCACAGCTGTGCTGGCAGCACATGGGCGTCAACGCTTCGATGCCGACCTGGCCAACCTGCTCCAAGCCTTCCTGCAGCGCCAGCCACAGCCCTGGTGCCTCGTGGCACACAACGGCGACCGCTATGACTTCCCCTTGCTCCAAGCAGAGCTGGCTTTACTAGGCCTTGCCAGTGTTCTGGACGGTGCCTTCTGTGTGGATAGCATTGCTGCCTTGAAGGCCCTGGAGCAGGCCAGCAGCCACTCGGAGCACGGCCCAAAGAAGAGCTACAGCCTGACCAGCATCTACACACGCCTGTATGGGCAGGCCCCGCCGGACTCCCACATGGCTGAGGGGGACGTCCTAGCCCTGCTCAGCATCTGTCAGTGGAGGCCACAGGCCCTGCTGCGCTGGGTGGATGCTCACGCCAGACCCTTCAGCACTGTCAAGCCCATGTATGGGGTCGTAGCCTCTGCTGGAACCAAACCAGGATCATCTGCCACCGCAGCCACTGTATCCCTGACTAGAGCCGAGGACACTAGTCCTAAGCTTGGCAGGGGCAGGAAGCCCAAAGCCCTTCTTCCAATGGAGGGCCCTGGAGCCTCACCCAGGGAGGGCTTGCTGGCCCCACTGGGCATGCTGGCCTTCCTGACCTTGGCAATAGCCACACTGTATGGGCTGTCCCTGGCCACACCTGGGCAGTAG